Proteins encoded together in one Anguilla anguilla isolate fAngAng1 chromosome 9, fAngAng1.pri, whole genome shotgun sequence window:
- the gdpd5a gene encoding glycerophosphodiester phosphodiesterase domain-containing protein 5, with protein sequence MVKHQPLQVYERQLCLSCLTGIYGCRWKRYQRSHDDSSKWECVWFLILTSTFLLLLVWSYFWWAAQNDYGEFNWVLYNRSGEWTDGTVPILATTAAGFTYVSFLMMLALCHVAVGQQLNLYWLHKIGVTAAMMTTITGVISINELWGEEWDIIAISLQATGPFLHLGALAAITALSWLMAGQVIRFEKTRFQLVVLLVYLSVLLALYLAPLTITSPCLMDRASLKQRPNVIGHRGAPMLAPENTVMSFNKAVQHKVNGLEADVTVSLDGVPFLMRDRTLRRTTDVAKVFPARQFSDASLFNWTELRSLNAGQWFLKDDPYRTVQSMSQRDLNRAGNQTVCSLQELLRVVVRSNRSVVFNLRRPPPEHPRHGSWVNDTLQAFRRSGIPEEQVMWTPDWGREMVEREAPGFQQISAAKLSAEAAREQGLVGLHLHYSQTSAVEIGELLANNVSLSLYTVNEPWLYSVLWCSGVSSISSDAPQILKKVPNPIWLMSPEEYCMVWITSDLVSFAIIIGIFAFQKWRLSGMRSYNPEQIMLSAAAVRSSSRDVSLMKEKLIFSEINNGTSSAEELSLYSGNGYDGYTNEGIAH encoded by the exons tgggagtgCGTGTGGTTCCTGATCCTGACCTCCACCTTCTTGCTGCTCCTGGTCTGGTCCTACTTTTGGTGGGCTGCGCAGAATGACTACGGCGAATTTAACTG ggtcCTGTACAACCGGTCGGGGGAGTGGACCGATGGGACCGTTCCCATTCTCGCCACCACAGCCGCGGGGTTCACTTACGTGTCCTTCTTAATG ATGTTAGCACTTTGTCACGTAGCAGTGGGACAGCAGCTGAATCTGTACTGGCTCCACAAG ATTGGAGTGACAGCAGCGATGATGACCACCATCACCGGTGTGATCTCCATCAACGAGCtgtggggggaggagtgggaCATCATCGCGATCTCCCTGCAG GCAACTGGTCCCTTCCTGCACTTAGGAGCCCTGGCCGCCATTACGGCTCTGAGCTGGTTGATGGCCGGTCAGGTCATCCGCTTCGAGAAAACGA GGTTCCAGTTAGTCGTGCTCCTGGTCTACCTGAGTGTCCTCCTGGCTCTCTACCTGGCCCCCCTCACCATCACCTCCCCGTGCCTCATGGACCGGGCCAGTCTAAAACAACGGCCTAATGTCATTGGCCATAGGGGAGCACCAATG CTGGCTCCGGAAAACACCGTCATGTCCTTCAACAAAGCCGTGCAGCACAAGGTCAACGGGCTGGAGGCCGACGTGACCGTCAG TCTGGACGGAGTGCCCTTCCTAATGCGCGACCGCACGCTGAGGAGGACCACGGACGTGGCGAAGGTCTTCCCGGCCCGGCAGTTCAGCGACGCGTCGCTGTTCAACTGGACCGAGCTGCGCTCCCTCAACGCGGGGCAGTGGTTTCTGAAG GACGACCCCTACCGGACGGTCCAGTCCATGTCCCAGAGGGACCTGAACCGGGCGGGGAACCAGACCGTGTGCAGCCTGCAGGAGCTGCTCCGCGTGGTGGTCCGGTCCAACCGCTCGGTCGTCTTCAACCTGCGCAGGCCGCCGCCAGAGCACCCGCGCCACGGGAGCTGGGTCAACGACACGCTGCAGGCGTTCCGCAGATCCGGGATACCCGAGGAGCAG GTGATGTGGACCCCAGACTGGGGGCGCGAAATGGTGGAGCGGGAGGCTCCAGGCTTCCAGCAGATCTCCGCGGCCAAGCTGTCTGCGGAAGCTGCCCGGGAGCAAGGCCTCGTGGGGCTCCACCTGCACTACAGCCAGACCAGCGCGGTGGAAATCGG ggaGCTCCTGGCGAACAACGTGAGCCTCAGTCTGTACACTGTGAACGAGCCGTGGCTCTACTCCGTCCTGTGGTGCAGCGGCGTGTCCTCCATCTCCTCCGACGCCCCTCAAATCCTTAAAAAGGTGCCTAACCCCATCTGGCTCATG AGTCCAGAGGAATACTGCATGGTCTGGATAACTTCGGATCTTGTTTCCTTCGCTATTATAATAGGAATATTTGCATTCCAAAA GTGGAGGCTGAGCGGCATGCGCAGCTACAACCCCGAGCAGATCATGCTGAGCGCCGCCGCCGTCCGCAGCTCCAGCCGCGACGTCAGCCTCATGAAGGAGAAGCTCATCTTCTCAG AAATAAACAATGGCACCAGCAGCGCAGAGGAGCTGTCGCTGTACTCGGGGAATGGATACGACGGCTACACCAATGAAGGCATCGCCCACTGA
- the samsn1b gene encoding SAM domain-containing protein SAMSN-1b, which yields MLQRKQSNVSDKSKNKPKRSTSFGRFDAFRNHPSPSKPEENGGALPVEGESEIESCDQSKHGSIGKKMKAISLTMRKKMGRKYVKAFSEEMADDVDHGGEEEGEAEGSRPLGKGSRRTSNSLESLNSGQSSSSGVTNGSDSSTNRDSLRLEEDVPYTGHFCGRARVHTDFVPSPYDADSLKLKVGDVIDIISKPPMGIWTGMLNNKVGNFKFIYVDIIVQEEAEPERVQVLPQRQSKHLQSGTLQELLEGLHLQEYTSSLLLNGYQTVEDLRDLKEKHLIELNMMDPDHRHRLLAAAEGGIDAETQGENETDGSPGPESQSASPKLDDDCTRDSGCYITSEPTDNGREDAGSHPSTLS from the exons atgCTACAGAGGAAACAATCAAATGTTTCAGACAAATCAAAGAACAAACCAAAG CGATCAACCAGCTTTGGGAGATTTGATGCCTTCAGAAATCATCCATCACCAAGCAAGCCAGAGGAAAATGGCGGGGCTCTG cctGTTGAAGGGGAGTCTGAAATTGAGAGCTGTGATCAGAGCAAACATGGCAGCattggaaagaaaatgaaggcCATCTCCTTGACTATGCGCAAGAAGATGGGCAGGAAGTATGTGAAGGCTTTCTCAGAGGAAATG GCTGATGATGTGGAccacggaggagaggaggagggggaggccgAAGGTAGCCGTCCCCTGGGAAAAGGTTCCAGGAGGACTAGCAACTCCCTGGAAAGCCTTAACAGTGGACAGAGCTCCTCCA GCGGTGTCACCAATGGGTCTGATAGCTCCACCAACAGAGACAGCCTGAGACTGGAGGAGGATGTCCCGTACACCGGACATTTCTGCGGGAGAGCCAGAGTCCACACTGACTTTGTCCCAAGCCCGTACGACGCAGATTCCCTCAAACTAAAG GTTGGGGACGTAATTGACATCATCAGCAAGCCGCCCATGGGTATATGGACCGGCATGCTCAACAACAAAGTTGGAAATTTCAAATTCATCTACGTTGACATCATTGTCCAGGAAGAGGCCGAACCTGAAAGGGTTCAGGTTCTGCCACAGAGGCAGAGCAAGCACCTCCAATCCGGGACTCTCCAGGAGCTGCTGGAAGGCCTTCATTTACAG gAGTACACCTCATCGCTGCTTCTCAATGGCTATCAGACAGTGGAGGACCTAAGGGATTTGAAGGAGAAACATCTCATTGAGTTGAATATGATGGATCCAGACCATAGGCATCGGCTGCTGGCCGCTGCAGAGGGCGGCATCGACGCAGAGA CACAAGGTGAAAATGAGACGGACGGCAGCCCCGGACCAGAGTCTCAGTCAGCCAGTCCGAAGTTGGATGATGACTGCACAAGAGACTCAGGCTGCTACATAACGTCCGAGCCCACAGACAATGGGAGGGAAGACGCAGGAAGCCACCCATCGACCCTGAGTTAG